Proteins encoded within one genomic window of Myxococcus virescens:
- a CDS encoding MerR family transcriptional regulator: MALTVSQVARLAKISIRALHHYDELGLLCPSDRSEAGYRLYSQADLQKLQQVLFFKELGFPLEDIRRILGDPTFDLGTALRMQRQLLTERAARLDALVHAVDAALDALEKGTHVDKDAMFEAFGDFDPSKYEEEAKQRWGNTEAYKESARRTARYKKEDWKRIKEEGDALFQALADLLAAGTSAASAAAMDLAEAHRQYLGKWFYACPPAMHRGLGEMYVADTRFTENIDKVRPGLSLFLRDAFAANAERQGAADAPCG, translated from the coding sequence ATGGCCCTGACGGTGAGCCAGGTCGCCCGGCTGGCGAAAATCAGCATCCGCGCGTTGCACCACTATGACGAGCTGGGCCTGTTGTGTCCTTCGGACCGCAGCGAGGCCGGCTACCGGCTCTATTCACAGGCGGACCTCCAGAAGCTCCAGCAGGTGCTCTTCTTCAAGGAGCTGGGCTTCCCGCTGGAGGACATCCGCCGCATCCTGGGCGACCCCACCTTCGACCTGGGCACCGCGCTGCGGATGCAGCGGCAGCTCCTGACGGAGCGGGCCGCCCGTCTGGACGCGCTGGTGCATGCCGTGGACGCGGCGCTGGACGCGCTGGAGAAGGGGACGCACGTGGACAAGGACGCGATGTTCGAGGCCTTTGGTGACTTCGACCCCTCGAAGTACGAGGAGGAGGCGAAGCAGCGCTGGGGAAACACGGAGGCCTACAAGGAATCCGCCCGGAGGACGGCGCGCTACAAGAAGGAGGACTGGAAGCGCATCAAGGAGGAGGGGGACGCCCTCTTCCAGGCGTTGGCGGACCTGCTCGCGGCGGGCACCAGCGCCGCGTCGGCCGCGGCCATGGACCTGGCCGAGGCGCACCGGCAATACCTGGGCAAGTGGTTCTACGCGTGCCCGCCCGCCATGCACCGGGGCCTGGGGGAGATGTACGTGGCGGATACGCGCTTCACGGAGAACATCGACAAGGTGCGCCCGGGCCTGTCGCTGTTCCTGCGGGATGCCTTCGCGGCCAACGCGGAACGACAGGGGGCCGCCGATGCTCCCTGCGGCTAG
- a CDS encoding universal stress protein produces MLVATDFSEASTHAVGRAGHLPLADGAKVLVTHVLPSRMPAEVGTRALQATARELERVADRLRKLLRAEGSSATVDTHIARGKPVEAILRRARAFGAELIVLGRHGDKPLRNMFLGSTAENVIRGGDLPVLIANRRAPGPYLRPVVAVDADETSKRAASFVPTLMTPGSELTLVHAYDVPLEYAVFPGLTAKEHKHYRQTFKASAERKLKALQRELDASDIPYHLVMESGGSRSIILEFVDDQGADLLALGTRARSGVAFALLGSVATDLIREAKCDVLVVREPEPRE; encoded by the coding sequence GTGCTCGTCGCCACGGATTTCTCGGAGGCGAGCACCCACGCGGTGGGCAGGGCTGGACACCTGCCACTCGCGGACGGCGCGAAGGTGCTGGTGACACACGTCCTCCCCAGCCGCATGCCCGCGGAGGTGGGCACCCGAGCGCTCCAGGCCACCGCGCGCGAGCTGGAGCGGGTCGCCGACCGGCTGCGCAAGCTGCTGCGTGCCGAGGGCAGCTCCGCCACGGTCGACACGCACATCGCTCGCGGCAAGCCCGTCGAGGCCATCCTGCGCCGGGCCCGGGCCTTTGGCGCGGAGCTCATCGTCCTGGGCCGGCATGGCGACAAGCCGCTGCGCAACATGTTCCTGGGCTCCACGGCGGAGAACGTCATCCGCGGCGGAGACCTGCCCGTGCTCATCGCCAACCGGCGGGCGCCTGGGCCCTACCTACGGCCCGTCGTGGCCGTGGACGCGGACGAAACGTCCAAGCGCGCGGCGAGCTTCGTTCCCACGCTGATGACGCCCGGCTCCGAGCTGACGCTGGTGCACGCGTATGACGTGCCGCTGGAGTACGCGGTGTTCCCCGGGCTGACGGCGAAGGAGCACAAGCACTACCGGCAGACGTTCAAGGCGTCCGCGGAGCGCAAGCTCAAGGCGTTGCAGCGAGAGCTCGATGCAAGCGACATCCCGTACCACCTGGTGATGGAGAGCGGCGGCTCACGCTCCATCATCCTCGAGTTCGTGGACGACCAGGGCGCGGACCTGCTGGCGCTGGGCACCCGGGCGCGCTCCGGTGTGGCGTTCGCGTTGCTCGGCAGCGTCGCGACGGACCTCATCCGTGAGGCGAAGTGCGACGTGCTCGTCGTCCGCGAGCCCGAGCCCCGCGAGTAG
- a CDS encoding Na+/H+ antiporter, whose product MHFELAFVLIFAIATAVAIAARYFKIPYTVALVVAGLLLGTFKAFEPPHLTKELLFAIILPGLLFEAAFHVEFRKFWKNKMAIHALAIPGLLASAGLTAFILTRVVDGLDFVHGFGMLSALVFASVIVSTDPIAVVALFKSLGAPKRLLILVEGESLLNDGSAVVLFTLIVAVATGGQFTVGGAMFDFIKVFGMGVLMGSAVGFAVAQIIKRVDDAMVEITLTVIAAYGSFVLAEHFHYSGVIASVVAGMLCGNWATHEGMSPATRIAVESFWEYLAFALNSVVFLLIGLEVQLSSLLASWKPILAAYVAVMVARAVVVYGVSALLRFTKEKMPWTWSAVLTWSGLRGAISMVLVLGLPTDFPHRELLVNMTFGVVVLSIIFQGLTMAPLLRKLRITGLKDAFQEQYELARGRLGAIHAAQAALEGMRRAREIPGDVVTQLEKDYQEKEVVAEKELTALKQQSMRFHEEEHQEAVRRVLIVEKAALLKAYQSATIGKEAFARLTADLDERIAAADAAENHVPPEGETPPVASAASA is encoded by the coding sequence ATGCATTTCGAGTTGGCCTTCGTACTGATTTTCGCCATCGCGACCGCCGTGGCCATCGCCGCGCGGTACTTCAAAATCCCCTATACGGTTGCCCTGGTCGTCGCGGGCCTGCTGTTGGGTACGTTCAAGGCGTTCGAGCCGCCGCACCTCACGAAGGAGCTGCTCTTCGCCATCATCCTCCCAGGTCTGCTGTTCGAAGCGGCCTTCCACGTCGAGTTCCGCAAGTTCTGGAAGAACAAGATGGCCATCCACGCCCTGGCCATTCCAGGGCTCCTGGCCTCCGCGGGGCTCACGGCCTTCATCCTCACGCGCGTGGTGGATGGGTTGGACTTCGTCCATGGCTTCGGGATGCTGTCCGCGCTGGTGTTCGCGTCCGTCATCGTGTCCACGGACCCCATCGCCGTGGTGGCGCTCTTCAAGTCGCTGGGCGCGCCCAAGCGGCTGCTCATCCTGGTGGAGGGAGAGAGCCTGCTGAACGACGGTTCCGCCGTCGTGCTCTTCACGCTCATCGTCGCGGTCGCCACGGGTGGCCAGTTCACGGTGGGCGGCGCCATGTTCGACTTCATCAAGGTCTTCGGCATGGGCGTGCTGATGGGCAGCGCGGTGGGCTTCGCCGTCGCGCAGATCATCAAGCGCGTGGACGACGCCATGGTGGAAATCACCCTCACGGTCATCGCGGCGTACGGCTCGTTCGTGCTCGCCGAGCACTTCCACTACTCGGGCGTCATCGCGTCGGTGGTGGCCGGCATGCTGTGCGGCAACTGGGCCACGCACGAGGGCATGAGCCCCGCCACCCGCATCGCGGTGGAGAGCTTCTGGGAGTACCTGGCGTTCGCGCTCAACTCCGTGGTGTTCCTCCTCATCGGCCTGGAGGTGCAGCTCTCCTCGCTGCTGGCCTCGTGGAAGCCCATCCTCGCCGCCTATGTGGCGGTGATGGTGGCCCGCGCCGTGGTCGTCTACGGCGTGTCCGCGCTGCTCCGCTTCACCAAGGAGAAGATGCCGTGGACCTGGAGCGCGGTGCTCACCTGGAGCGGCCTGCGTGGCGCCATCTCCATGGTGCTGGTGCTCGGTCTTCCCACGGACTTCCCGCACCGCGAGCTGCTGGTGAACATGACGTTCGGCGTGGTGGTCCTCTCCATCATCTTCCAGGGCCTCACCATGGCGCCGCTGCTGCGCAAGCTGCGCATCACCGGCCTCAAGGACGCGTTCCAGGAGCAGTACGAGCTGGCCCGCGGCCGCCTGGGCGCCATCCACGCAGCGCAGGCCGCGCTGGAGGGCATGCGCCGCGCCCGGGAGATTCCGGGGGATGTGGTGACGCAGCTGGAGAAGGACTACCAGGAGAAGGAAGTCGTCGCGGAGAAGGAGCTGACGGCGCTGAAGCAGCAGTCGATGCGCTTCCACGAGGAGGAGCACCAGGAAGCGGTCCGCCGCGTGCTCATCGTGGAGAAGGCGGCGCTGCTCAAGGCCTATCAGTCCGCCACCATTGGCAAGGAGGCCTTCGCACGGCTGACGGCGGATCTGGATGAGCGCATCGCCGCAGCGGACGCCGCGGAGAACCACGTGCCGCCAGAGGGTGAGACTCCGCCCGTGGCCAGCGCCGCGAGCGCCTGA
- a CDS encoding amidohydrolase family protein, whose protein sequence is MEGRLLLKNCAVFRADGRVRHGMAVVVEGNTIRRMAPDAQVPVLPGDWEVACHGRLVAPGLVDCHTHLVNGQLLPPTGHFLMLPPRERLDRLRHVARLLTNEDVEALTRYAAARALRHGVTLAVEHLSCQDVAGGLAAQARAAEAVGLRLVTSHSTHGLDGAAQAQAWLDANADFTRAHRDHPLVRGALGFHASFTCDDALLRRIAELSRVLDAPTVFHLAESEDDLASTYSQHGKRVVPRLDALGLLGPRAIAGYARVLDSAEAELLEQSGAFVALAARGVRALERGADPMDAVLSRVHLLGLGTGGHGSLQDELLAALVGVLRISRSGRMPDVDGALAHLLVNGPAELCTRLFGLPSGSVEEGSIADLVVYDVVPTADPETGYSPYLLGQLAHSPVGWTIVNGRVCVREGQLLGLDYVALSRAATQALERVWTRARLGS, encoded by the coding sequence ATGGAAGGCCGCCTGCTTCTGAAAAACTGCGCCGTGTTCAGGGCGGACGGACGCGTCCGCCATGGCATGGCCGTGGTGGTGGAAGGCAACACCATCCGCCGCATGGCTCCGGACGCCCAGGTGCCAGTGTTGCCCGGGGACTGGGAAGTCGCCTGTCATGGCCGGTTGGTGGCGCCAGGCCTGGTGGACTGCCACACGCACCTCGTCAACGGCCAGTTGCTGCCGCCGACGGGACACTTCCTGATGCTTCCGCCCCGCGAGCGCCTGGACCGGCTCCGGCACGTGGCACGGCTGCTCACGAACGAGGACGTGGAGGCCCTCACCCGCTACGCGGCGGCCCGAGCCCTGCGTCACGGCGTCACCCTGGCGGTGGAGCACCTGTCCTGCCAGGACGTGGCCGGAGGACTCGCCGCCCAGGCTCGCGCCGCGGAGGCGGTGGGCTTGCGGTTGGTGACGAGCCACTCCACCCACGGATTGGACGGCGCGGCGCAGGCGCAGGCGTGGCTGGACGCCAACGCGGACTTCACGCGCGCGCATCGGGATCACCCGTTGGTCCGGGGCGCGCTTGGCTTCCATGCGTCGTTCACCTGCGACGACGCGCTGCTGCGCCGCATCGCGGAGCTGAGCCGGGTGCTGGACGCGCCCACCGTCTTCCACCTCGCGGAGAGCGAGGACGACCTCGCCTCCACCTACTCGCAGCACGGCAAGCGCGTGGTTCCGCGGCTGGATGCGCTGGGACTGCTCGGGCCGCGGGCCATCGCGGGCTACGCGCGCGTGCTGGACAGCGCGGAGGCGGAGCTGCTGGAGCAGAGCGGTGCCTTCGTGGCGCTGGCGGCCCGGGGCGTGCGCGCGCTGGAGCGCGGCGCGGACCCCATGGACGCGGTGCTGTCGCGGGTCCACCTGCTGGGGCTCGGCACCGGGGGCCATGGCAGCCTCCAGGACGAGCTGCTCGCCGCGCTGGTGGGCGTGCTGCGCATCTCCCGTTCCGGCAGGATGCCGGACGTGGATGGGGCGCTGGCGCACCTGCTCGTCAACGGCCCGGCGGAGCTGTGCACGCGGCTGTTCGGCCTGCCCTCCGGGAGCGTGGAGGAGGGGAGCATCGCGGACCTCGTCGTCTACGACGTCGTGCCCACCGCGGATCCGGAGACGGGCTACTCGCCCTATCTGCTCGGGCAGCTGGCGCATTCGCCGGTGGGGTGGACCATCGTGAACGGCCGGGTCTGCGTGCGGGAGGGGCAGTTGCTGGGGCTCGACTACGTGGCGCTTTCCCGCGCGGCGACCCAGGCGCTGGAGCGTGTCTGGACGCGCGCGCGTCTGGGCAGTTGA
- a CDS encoding serine/threonine protein kinase, with amino-acid sequence MPPAAPQRDTGRFGKYRLIDRIAVGGMAEIFLAHQQQEDGRESPVVIKRIRPHLTKHAAFVKMFLNEARLAAQLNHPNVVQIHDLGKIADSYFIAMEYVSGRDMRRVVPKAEALGIPFPLVYAVKIASCVCAGLHHAHTKVDLYGNPLNIVHRDVSPENIVVAFDGSVKILDFGIAKAANQMEQTRNGEIKGKLSYMSPEQCLGKPLDCRSDVFSLGVVLYEWLTGFKLFTGESEAAVMRSITDGKIYAPSYFREDLPERLETILMRALERDRDKRYQTAAQMQKDLDAFLDAYDFTPTALHLSNFIKQLFEEELAAEQRRLAVRAAAAPTSEEALELSDVADALDTAKAMPAPEPEPPAHDDRTEPRTLAVPLSPAVSEALEAVARRNNVPAGRMVAELLESWLKYR; translated from the coding sequence ATGCCTCCCGCCGCCCCGCAGCGCGACACCGGCCGCTTTGGAAAGTACCGCCTCATCGACCGCATCGCCGTGGGAGGCATGGCCGAAATCTTCCTTGCGCATCAGCAGCAGGAGGACGGCCGCGAGTCTCCCGTCGTCATCAAGCGCATCCGCCCGCACCTGACCAAGCACGCGGCCTTCGTGAAGATGTTCCTCAACGAGGCTCGGCTCGCCGCGCAGCTCAATCATCCCAACGTGGTGCAGATTCACGACCTGGGGAAGATCGCCGACAGCTACTTCATCGCCATGGAGTACGTGTCCGGGCGGGACATGCGCCGCGTCGTCCCCAAGGCGGAGGCGCTGGGGATTCCCTTCCCGCTGGTGTACGCGGTGAAGATTGCCTCGTGCGTCTGCGCGGGCCTGCACCACGCGCACACCAAGGTGGACCTGTACGGCAACCCGCTCAACATCGTCCACCGGGACGTGTCACCGGAGAACATCGTCGTCGCCTTCGACGGCTCGGTGAAGATTCTGGATTTCGGCATCGCCAAGGCCGCCAACCAGATGGAGCAGACGCGCAACGGCGAAATCAAGGGCAAGCTCAGCTACATGAGCCCGGAGCAGTGTCTGGGCAAGCCGCTCGACTGCCGCAGCGACGTCTTCTCCCTGGGCGTGGTGCTCTACGAGTGGCTCACCGGCTTCAAGCTCTTCACCGGTGAGTCCGAGGCCGCGGTGATGCGCAGCATCACGGACGGGAAGATCTACGCGCCGTCGTACTTCCGCGAGGACCTGCCGGAGCGCCTGGAGACCATCCTGATGCGGGCGCTGGAGCGCGACCGGGACAAGCGCTACCAGACGGCCGCGCAGATGCAGAAGGACCTGGACGCCTTCCTGGACGCGTACGACTTCACGCCCACGGCGCTGCACCTGTCCAACTTCATCAAGCAGCTCTTCGAGGAGGAGCTGGCCGCCGAGCAGCGCCGCCTGGCCGTGCGTGCCGCGGCCGCGCCCACGTCGGAGGAGGCCCTGGAGCTGTCGGATGTGGCGGACGCGCTCGACACCGCGAAGGCCATGCCCGCTCCGGAGCCGGAGCCCCCGGCCCACGATGACCGCACCGAGCCGCGCACCCTGGCCGTGCCGCTGAGCCCCGCCGTCTCGGAAGCGCTGGAGGCGGTGGCCCGCCGCAACAACGTGCCCGCGGGCCGCATGGTGGCCGAGCTGCTCGAGTCCTGGCTCAAGTACCGCTGA
- a CDS encoding class I SAM-dependent rRNA methyltransferase, whose protein sequence is MGTLPSTLVETLRASRGRRGPLLGDARTTAWRVVNAEADGVPDVTADVFGDVYVISLYRDFTPDEEETLLDAAMAAWAPRSLYLKRRPREARVLANVAKESLAPEAPARGEAVESFTALENGLKFLIRPAQGLSVGLYLDMRDTRAWLLSQARGLTVLNLFSYTCAFGVVAMAGGAKRALNLDASRRVLEWGEENARLNGQTVDRYDYVAGDVFDWLKRLAKKGESFDIVISDPPSFSTTRSGRFSAARDYARLAEAAARVVSPGGQLVACCNHAGLPARRFEAMVLEGVSQAGRQGTSLGALAPSALDFPPPPGQEPALKVHRVQVR, encoded by the coding sequence ATGGGCACATTGCCTTCTACTCTCGTGGAGACGCTGCGCGCCTCGCGTGGCCGGCGCGGGCCGCTGCTGGGAGACGCGCGGACCACGGCCTGGCGCGTGGTGAACGCCGAAGCGGACGGCGTGCCGGACGTGACGGCGGATGTGTTTGGTGACGTGTACGTCATCAGCCTCTACCGGGACTTCACGCCGGACGAGGAGGAGACGCTGCTCGACGCGGCCATGGCCGCCTGGGCGCCTCGAAGCCTCTACCTCAAGCGCCGGCCCCGGGAGGCGCGTGTCCTGGCCAATGTGGCGAAGGAATCGCTCGCACCCGAGGCACCCGCCCGGGGCGAAGCGGTGGAGTCCTTCACGGCGCTCGAAAACGGCCTGAAATTCCTCATCCGTCCGGCGCAGGGGCTGTCGGTGGGGCTGTACCTGGACATGCGGGACACGCGGGCGTGGCTGCTGTCGCAGGCGCGGGGCCTCACCGTGCTCAACCTCTTCTCGTACACCTGTGCCTTTGGCGTCGTGGCCATGGCGGGCGGCGCGAAGCGGGCGCTCAACCTGGATGCGAGCCGGCGCGTGCTGGAGTGGGGCGAGGAGAACGCGCGCCTCAATGGCCAGACGGTGGACCGGTATGACTACGTGGCCGGTGACGTGTTCGATTGGCTGAAGCGTCTGGCGAAGAAGGGCGAGTCCTTCGACATCGTCATCTCGGACCCGCCGTCGTTCTCGACGACGCGCAGTGGCCGGTTCTCCGCGGCGCGCGACTATGCCCGGCTGGCCGAGGCCGCCGCGCGTGTCGTCAGCCCGGGAGGTCAACTGGTGGCGTGCTGCAACCACGCGGGACTGCCCGCCCGCCGCTTCGAGGCCATGGTGCTCGAAGGGGTGTCCCAGGCGGGACGCCAGGGGACGTCGTTGGGCGCGCTGGCGCCGTCCGCGTTGGATTTCCCACCGCCGCCCGGACAGGAACCCGCGCTGAAGGTGCACCGGGTGCAGGTCCGGTAG
- a CDS encoding fused MFS/spermidine synthase has protein sequence MSSPARFPKNLVACLLFLSGGTALVYELVWSKYLGNVLGNSGQAHAVVLATFMGGQALGAFVFGRTADRAKNPLALYGLLELGVGLYALAFPYVLDVLGALWLNVAPSVPDGWRLGPRLLVSSASLLIPTLLMGGTLPALVRHFASSLSGVRYELARLYAVNSLGAAVGVFIAGTKLVPAIGLSSSAGLAAGLNILVALASLGLARRFPPALVPGQTPPVEAGDAEVSYPRIAVRAALIGVLLSGFTSMLYQVTWIRLLSIVLGASTYAFTLILTAFIMGIGLGSFWLMTRKGQVDSLRLFGRLQVALVASICVALPLYVRLPHLFRKAQWMMTRSLDTWPLFQVLTFGFCCLVLLVPTFFMGAAFPAAARVATAKVSEVGRQLGGVYLWNTVGTITGSALGVLVLMPWWGMEGNFIAGVAANLLGAGLAFHAAPGRPAQHARALWPVAATAVLALVVLGGMSGWAVRLSGIASIRSHEKPPESYAKLVAETEALIRPIFYQDDTFATVMVADVPVDNLRFMKLNGKVDASNGSDVETQVVAGHLGALLHPREPKTVLLVGAGAAITAGSVLVHPVEHLDMVEIAPAVIDAARLFKADNRNAVDDPRTHVHVDDAKTFMALSPRKYDLVVSVPSNPWVSGVSGLFTRDFFQTVDRHLADDGVLVQWIHTYESNEDLIKLVVRTLRDTFPHATTWLGPHDLVMVASRKPLAFDAARLAERMGHPEVRKDLSRVGINDVFALLSKQVHSEAGQLEFAGEGPINTDDHNLLEYASPIAFFVSNLDVRVKDERRAPEGADRLFLHDYVQQHPPTAEQAAGLYRNIERYHAPNDPMVRGAAAQWRRLAPDSPESALALGKAALAQQDLTLAASLLEPEVARGGREPALVTAYLRLVTARTWASRTMWTPVGALHDTVALGREVASRHPDDEHLARALRSLCEALPRSSCEGTAQTPVAAPGGP, from the coding sequence ATGTCATCTCCGGCGCGTTTTCCTAAGAACCTTGTGGCCTGCCTCCTCTTCCTGTCCGGGGGCACTGCGCTCGTCTACGAACTCGTCTGGTCCAAGTACCTCGGGAATGTCCTGGGGAACAGCGGCCAGGCACATGCCGTGGTGCTCGCCACGTTCATGGGCGGGCAAGCGCTGGGGGCATTTGTCTTCGGGCGGACAGCCGACCGGGCAAAGAACCCCCTGGCCCTTTACGGCCTGCTGGAGCTGGGCGTGGGCCTGTACGCGCTGGCCTTCCCCTATGTGCTCGATGTGCTGGGGGCGCTGTGGCTGAACGTGGCCCCGTCCGTGCCGGATGGCTGGCGACTGGGGCCCCGGCTGCTGGTCTCCTCCGCGTCGCTGCTGATTCCCACGCTGCTGATGGGCGGCACGCTGCCGGCGCTGGTGCGGCACTTCGCCTCCAGCCTGTCGGGGGTGCGCTACGAGTTGGCGCGGCTCTACGCCGTCAACAGCCTGGGCGCGGCGGTGGGGGTGTTCATCGCCGGGACGAAGCTGGTGCCCGCCATCGGCCTGTCCTCCTCGGCGGGGCTGGCCGCGGGGCTCAACATCCTGGTGGCGCTGGCCTCGCTGGGGCTGGCCCGGCGCTTCCCGCCCGCGCTGGTGCCGGGACAGACGCCTCCTGTGGAAGCGGGCGACGCGGAGGTGTCCTATCCGCGCATCGCGGTGAGGGCGGCGCTCATCGGCGTGCTGCTGTCCGGCTTCACGTCCATGCTGTACCAGGTGACGTGGATCCGCCTGCTGTCCATCGTCCTGGGCGCGTCCACCTATGCCTTCACGCTCATCCTCACCGCGTTCATCATGGGCATCGGCCTGGGCAGCTTCTGGCTGATGACGCGCAAGGGACAGGTGGACTCGCTGCGCCTGTTCGGCCGGCTCCAGGTCGCGCTGGTGGCCAGCATCTGCGTGGCGCTGCCGCTCTACGTCCGGCTGCCTCACCTGTTCCGCAAGGCGCAGTGGATGATGACGCGCTCGCTGGACACCTGGCCGCTGTTCCAGGTGCTGACCTTCGGCTTCTGCTGCCTGGTGCTGCTGGTTCCCACCTTCTTCATGGGCGCGGCGTTCCCGGCGGCGGCGCGCGTGGCCACGGCCAAGGTGTCCGAGGTGGGGCGCCAGCTGGGCGGCGTCTACTTGTGGAACACGGTGGGCACGATTACGGGTTCGGCGCTGGGCGTGCTGGTGCTGATGCCGTGGTGGGGCATGGAGGGCAACTTCATCGCGGGCGTGGCGGCCAACCTGCTCGGCGCGGGGCTGGCCTTCCACGCGGCCCCCGGCCGTCCCGCGCAGCACGCGCGCGCCTTGTGGCCGGTGGCCGCCACGGCGGTGCTGGCGCTGGTGGTGCTGGGCGGGATGAGCGGCTGGGCGGTGCGGTTGTCGGGCATCGCCTCCATCCGCTCCCATGAGAAGCCGCCGGAGAGCTACGCGAAGCTGGTGGCGGAGACGGAGGCCCTCATCCGCCCCATCTTCTACCAGGACGACACCTTCGCCACGGTGATGGTGGCGGACGTTCCCGTGGACAACCTGCGGTTCATGAAGCTCAACGGGAAGGTGGACGCGTCCAACGGGAGCGACGTGGAGACGCAGGTGGTGGCCGGTCACCTGGGCGCCCTGTTGCACCCGCGTGAGCCCAAGACGGTGCTGCTGGTGGGCGCCGGCGCGGCCATCACCGCGGGCAGCGTGCTGGTGCACCCCGTGGAGCACCTGGACATGGTGGAGATTGCTCCCGCCGTCATCGACGCGGCGCGCCTGTTCAAGGCGGACAACCGCAACGCGGTGGATGACCCGCGCACCCACGTGCACGTGGACGACGCCAAGACGTTCATGGCGCTGTCGCCGCGCAAGTACGACCTGGTGGTGAGCGTGCCGTCCAACCCGTGGGTGTCCGGCGTGTCCGGCCTCTTCACGCGGGACTTCTTCCAGACGGTGGACCGGCACCTGGCGGACGACGGCGTGCTGGTGCAGTGGATCCACACCTACGAGAGCAACGAGGACCTCATCAAGCTGGTGGTCCGCACGCTGCGCGACACCTTCCCGCACGCCACCACGTGGCTGGGGCCGCATGACCTGGTGATGGTGGCCAGCCGCAAGCCCCTGGCCTTCGATGCGGCGCGCCTGGCCGAGCGCATGGGGCATCCGGAGGTGCGGAAGGACTTGTCCCGCGTGGGCATCAACGACGTGTTCGCGCTGCTGTCCAAGCAGGTGCACAGCGAGGCCGGCCAGCTCGAGTTCGCCGGTGAGGGCCCCATCAACACGGACGACCACAACCTGCTGGAGTACGCGTCGCCCATCGCCTTCTTCGTGTCGAATCTGGACGTGCGAGTGAAGGACGAGCGGCGCGCGCCCGAAGGGGCGGACCGCCTCTTCCTGCACGACTACGTCCAGCAGCACCCGCCCACCGCGGAGCAGGCCGCCGGGCTGTACCGGAACATCGAGCGCTACCACGCGCCCAATGACCCCATGGTGCGAGGCGCGGCCGCGCAGTGGCGGCGGCTGGCCCCCGACAGCCCGGAGTCCGCCCTGGCCCTGGGCAAGGCGGCGCTGGCCCAGCAGGATTTGACGCTGGCCGCCTCGCTCCTGGAGCCCGAGGTGGCGCGGGGAGGACGCGAGCCCGCCCTGGTGACGGCCTACCTCCGGCTGGTGACGGCTCGGACCTGGGCTTCGCGCACCATGTGGACGCCTGTAGGTGCCCTGCACGACACCGTGGCCCTGGGGCGCGAGGTTGCGTCCCGGCACCCGGACGACGAACATCTGGCCCGGGCGCTGCGCTCGCTCTGCGAGGCGCTGCCCCGTTCGAGCTGCGAAGGCACCGCCCAAACGCCCGTTGCCGCCCCCGGGGGCCCCTGA
- the truA gene encoding tRNA pseudouridine(38-40) synthase TruA, producing MPRLKLTLEYEGTRYVGWQVQPNGPSIQSVLESGLERLLGVRVSVASAGRTDAGVHASGQVACFDTPRVLPMKAYVMGLNGLLPPDVAVVDAMEVAEDFDPRRWSRGKRYRYRVSNRRTRSPLRRMTHWEVFAPLDVEAMRQAATHLLGRHDFSAFRAADCQAKHAVREIRSLAVEGTSGDAVSFVVEGTAFLKHMVRNLAGTLVEVGKGRRPASWVAEVLASKERKRAGPTAPAQGLVLEEVFYGDGPPARTPGGTTDVEEDEG from the coding sequence ATGCCCCGGCTGAAGCTGACGCTCGAATACGAAGGAACGCGCTACGTGGGCTGGCAGGTGCAGCCCAACGGGCCCTCCATCCAGTCGGTGCTGGAATCGGGGCTGGAGCGGCTGCTGGGGGTGCGTGTGTCGGTGGCGTCGGCGGGGCGCACGGATGCGGGCGTCCATGCCTCAGGGCAGGTGGCGTGTTTCGACACGCCCCGGGTGTTGCCGATGAAGGCCTACGTCATGGGGCTCAATGGCCTGCTGCCGCCCGACGTGGCCGTGGTGGACGCGATGGAGGTGGCCGAGGACTTCGACCCGCGCCGGTGGTCCCGGGGCAAGCGCTACCGGTATCGCGTGAGCAACCGGCGCACGCGCTCGCCGCTGCGGCGGATGACGCACTGGGAAGTCTTCGCTCCGTTGGATGTGGAGGCCATGCGGCAGGCGGCCACGCACCTGCTGGGGCGGCATGACTTCTCCGCCTTCAGGGCCGCGGACTGCCAGGCGAAGCACGCGGTGCGGGAGATACGGAGCCTGGCGGTGGAAGGCACGTCGGGGGACGCCGTGTCCTTCGTCGTGGAGGGCACCGCGTTCCTGAAGCACATGGTGCGCAACCTGGCGGGGACACTGGTGGAGGTGGGGAAGGGACGGCGGCCCGCGTCCTGGGTGGCGGAGGTGCTGGCCTCCAAGGAGCGCAAGCGGGCCGGGCCTACCGCGCCGGCTCAGGGGCTGGTGCTGGAGGAGGTCTTCTACGGGGACGGCCCGCCTGCCCGCACGCCGGGGGGAACGACGGACGTGGAAGAGGATGAGGGCTGA